A genomic window from Spiroplasma endosymbiont of Labia minor includes:
- the ptsS gene encoding phosphate ABC transporter substrate-binding protein — translation MSKKLSISLIIIVIILSGLWIWTLAIPKGAIMLGGSTSVNPIMQSLTSEYKRDKNLEFIYNSTGSRAGVVGVTSNIYSAGFISKETDNSTLSGTSAEWSGSGKVTDEYIITKTLNSVNILPGYYSFQFGIDALILFYNQPNGWNDRLSDALNFELTGDALPDALQTDILKNIYDASYNWKKLANDLYVMQQKSPPLTPPITEEDVNNVQATSILPISREDGSGTRDAFSSLTGVTEVTNANIVSSNGQMLSQIKSNVGSFGYISYAFISSIRDNLKMASIEGERLDPDDLQHNKNIIETADYKLQRPFTALFEPETKNFAKLRDFFVWLMSDDSANESFVNEGIIKKFILTGRP, via the coding sequence ATGTCCAAAAAACTTAGCATTTCATTAATAATTATTGTAATTATATTGAGTGGTTTATGAATTTGAACTTTAGCAATTCCAAAAGGAGCAATAATGCTTGGAGGTTCTACGTCTGTAAACCCAATAATGCAATCTTTAACTTCTGAATATAAAAGAGATAAAAATTTAGAATTTATTTATAATTCAACAGGGTCTAGAGCAGGTGTTGTTGGTGTTACAAGTAATATTTATTCAGCTGGTTTCATTTCAAAAGAAACTGACAATAGTACACTTAGTGGTACATCAGCAGAATGATCAGGTTCAGGAAAAGTTACTGATGAATATATTATTACAAAAACTCTAAATTCGGTTAATATTTTACCTGGTTATTATAGTTTTCAATTTGGAATAGATGCTTTGATACTTTTTTATAATCAACCAAATGGATGAAATGATAGACTATCGGATGCACTTAATTTTGAGTTAACGGGTGATGCATTGCCTGATGCTCTGCAGACAGATATATTAAAAAATATATATGATGCAAGTTATAATTGAAAAAAATTAGCAAATGATTTATATGTCATGCAACAAAAATCGCCACCACTTACCCCTCCAATAACAGAGGAAGATGTAAATAATGTTCAAGCAACATCTATTTTGCCAATATCTAGAGAAGACGGCTCTGGAACTAGAGATGCATTTTCTTCATTAACTGGCGTTACTGAAGTTACAAATGCAAATATAGTTTCTTCGAATGGTCAAATGCTGTCACAGATAAAATCTAATGTTGGATCTTTTGGCTATATTTCTTATGCCTTTATTTCATCAATTAGGGATAATTTAAAAATGGCAAGTATTGAGGGTGAAAGATTAGATCCAGATGACCTTCAACACAATAAAAATATTATTGAAACAGCAGATTACAAATTGCAAAGACCATTTACAGCATTATTTGAACCGGAAACAAAAAATTTTGCAAAATTACGCGACTTTTTTGTCTGACTAATGTCTGATGATAGTGCAAACGAAAGTTTTGTAAATGAAGGAATTATTAAAAAATTTATTTTAACGGGAAGACCATAA
- the plsX gene encoding phosphate acyltransferase PlsX: MINIAFDVMGSDNGLVPAINAALEFLNKKKDLKILLVGYEDQISVQLKKYKKIPSDRIEIINASQVIEMNEGILEIRRKKDSSMVKALELVKEKKADAMVTGGSTPAFIAGAHFIIGEINGISRPAFMPTIPTIIDKKIVLLLDVGANAENSPEDLQAFAIMANIYSQQIHGIEKPKIALVNIGEEKSKGLTLQKDTYKLLTEDKNINFIGNVEPRYLTNGEADIFVTDGFSGNLVLKTAEGMARNLMVEIKNSVTKNFFRKLAALSLKKAFKEVANKFDYKNHAGAILLGIDGIVFKSHGSSDIQSFEATLRMTYDAVKNDVVSKLKQQFNKIEQ, translated from the coding sequence ATGATTAATATCGCATTTGATGTTATGGGATCGGATAACGGCTTAGTACCAGCAATTAATGCTGCATTAGAGTTTTTAAACAAAAAGAAAGATTTAAAAATCTTGCTTGTAGGTTATGAAGACCAAATTTCTGTACAATTAAAAAAATATAAAAAAATACCAAGTGATAGAATAGAAATAATTAATGCTTCACAAGTTATAGAAATGAACGAAGGAATTTTAGAAATAAGAAGAAAAAAAGATTCATCTATGGTTAAAGCTTTAGAACTTGTAAAAGAAAAAAAAGCAGATGCAATGGTTACTGGTGGTTCTACTCCTGCATTTATAGCAGGGGCGCATTTTATTATTGGTGAAATAAACGGAATTAGTCGACCTGCTTTTATGCCAACGATACCCACAATAATTGACAAAAAAATAGTCCTTTTACTTGATGTTGGCGCAAATGCAGAAAACAGTCCAGAAGATTTACAAGCGTTTGCAATAATGGCAAATATATATTCTCAGCAAATACACGGTATTGAAAAACCTAAAATTGCTTTAGTTAACATTGGTGAGGAAAAATCAAAAGGTCTAACTTTGCAAAAAGACACATACAAATTATTGACAGAGGATAAAAATATTAATTTTATTGGGAATGTAGAACCAAGATATTTAACAAATGGCGAAGCTGATATATTTGTAACAGATGGATTTTCGGGAAATTTAGTTTTGAAAACAGCCGAAGGTATGGCTAGAAATTTAATGGTTGAAATTAAAAATTCTGTTACAAAAAATTTTTTTAGAAAACTCGCAGCTTTATCTTTAAAAAAAGCATTTAAAGAAGTTGCAAACAAATTTGATTATAAAAATCATGCAGGTGCAATTTTATTAGGAATAGATGGGATTGTTTTTAAATCTCATGGCTCTTCTGATATACAATCATTTGAGGCAACATTGCGAATGACATATGATGCTGTCAAAAACGATGTTGTAAGTAAATTAAAACAACAATTTAATAAAATAGAACAATAG
- the rnc gene encoding ribonuclease III — translation MTILTFLEKFNIKPNNIKIFEEALTHNSYFNEHRAKYLEEFSKFKSNSDFEKSEFVFNYQRLEFLGDAVLQIYISDFLYKKYAYKDQGFLTKTRSDLVREESLAYVAKKIGLGKIIRFGTGELNAKGYEKPSILSDIYESFTAAIYLDQNQNILKNWIESTLIKIGETSEFNELIHDYKSELQEYIQSGAKRDLKYEVIDTHIEEKTKKTVFRVQVKLDNMVFGEGNDFNKQEAERQAAKLALSKLRLE, via the coding sequence ATGACAATTCTAACCTTTTTAGAAAAATTCAACATAAAACCAAATAATATTAAAATATTTGAAGAGGCTTTAACTCATAATTCATATTTTAATGAACATCGTGCTAAATATTTAGAAGAATTTTCTAAATTTAAATCAAATTCTGATTTTGAAAAATCTGAATTTGTATTTAATTACCAAAGATTAGAATTTTTAGGTGATGCAGTTTTGCAAATATATATTTCAGATTTTTTATATAAAAAATATGCATACAAAGATCAAGGTTTTTTAACAAAAACAAGATCTGATTTAGTAAGAGAAGAATCATTAGCATATGTAGCCAAAAAAATTGGTTTAGGTAAAATAATTAGATTTGGAACCGGCGAATTAAATGCGAAAGGTTATGAAAAACCATCTATTTTATCAGATATTTATGAATCATTTACAGCAGCTATTTATTTAGACCAAAATCAAAATATTTTAAAAAATTGAATTGAAAGTACGCTTATAAAAATAGGTGAAACCTCTGAATTCAATGAATTGATTCATGATTATAAATCAGAATTGCAAGAATACATTCAATCTGGTGCAAAGAGAGATTTGAAATATGAAGTTATAGATACACATATAGAAGAAAAAACCAAAAAAACAGTTTTTAGAGTTCAAGTTAAATTAGACAATATGGTTTTTGGTGAAGGAAACGATTTTAACAAACAAGAAGCCGAAAGACAAGCTGCCAAATTAGCATTGTCTAAATTACGTTTGGAATAA
- a CDS encoding AAA family ATPase, whose amino-acid sequence MLFLKRMEAFGFKSFAEPTKLDFNYEMTGIVGPNGSGKSNITDAIRWALGEQSSKSLRGNNMDDIVFSGSESYSSLNVAEVKLIFDNSKKTFNTLEFSEVEVTRRFYKQTKESEFFINKVRVRLKDIQDIALETGLTKSSLAIISQGSVNSFVEAKPEERRELFDEAAGVSIYKRRKLDAQRKLLRSQQNLDRLNDIVNEIERKLPSLKRQSNKATIFNEKSEKLKSIEVAFLVKDMHAYKQILISLQAELMSFSTINSDLKKTLVVNQNEISSLQNKIKEYEQSISKLNSKFTKIVQEIADLKIRKISLENKHSNINSSDIDKKTADLVTDFNEKNINLKLEQEKMINQREEYNKLQENNQNILKELEDTQINVGVVQRKIVRIESKIETFNHRKKTNEGLHSGVKLIIDNLQVLPGVEGIVKDLMTVNSKYEVAISSQLGGALQNIIMNSTKETEFASEFLKKNNAGTATFLPIDNLIPNYISKDQKIIIQNANGFISFANELVNVNKKYEIVIDYLLANIIIVDNFANAHNLQKLTKSKFGIVTIDGERFLPRGAIIGGKRKERNVFLNDASVIEKLETDLTAETEIEKTLLSKISDLKSTDQIRYEQMSELQSAIGATRASVEILQKEIVEIKDEFKLLSGKEIDSNKEYQKFDEQIAQLISNLAKTEMEKDNIQQELNVSTNLKDKTIAKLNELNGKFNEQRIINDETNEKLTQIKLDSARLEEKIIQANYRLTQNYNLTLETAEQMQHPEFSDEEETREQIKKLHQEIQQLGNVNIEAIEEYREEQLRFDSLQEQINDVVNSIKNLESVMTNMDKEMLIKFKSMINEVNKVLPNTFSALFGGGTAKIIYTDTENILESGIDIKISPPGKKIYNLNLLSGGEKSMVALSVLFSILKVSPLPLVILDEVEAPLDPVNVERFAKYLKQFTNNTQFLIVTHRPGTMENCDILYGVTMQQKGVTKILNVKLNDAVSTLN is encoded by the coding sequence ATGTTGTTTTTAAAACGAATGGAAGCGTTTGGATTTAAATCCTTTGCAGAACCCACAAAATTGGATTTTAACTATGAAATGACTGGTATAGTAGGTCCAAATGGTTCTGGTAAATCAAATATTACAGATGCAATAAGATGAGCTTTAGGTGAACAATCTTCAAAATCATTAAGAGGAAATAATATGGATGACATTGTTTTTTCTGGTTCTGAATCTTATTCGTCTTTAAATGTAGCAGAAGTTAAATTAATTTTTGATAATAGTAAAAAAACATTTAATACTTTAGAATTTAGTGAAGTGGAAGTAACGCGAAGATTTTATAAACAAACAAAGGAATCTGAATTTTTTATAAATAAAGTAAGAGTTAGATTAAAAGATATTCAAGATATTGCTTTAGAGACTGGTTTAACTAAATCTTCTCTTGCAATTATTTCTCAGGGTTCTGTAAATTCTTTTGTTGAAGCTAAACCAGAAGAAAGAAGAGAATTATTTGACGAAGCAGCTGGCGTGTCTATTTATAAACGAAGAAAACTAGATGCACAAAGAAAACTTTTGAGATCACAACAAAATTTGGATCGATTAAATGATATTGTAAATGAAATTGAAAGAAAATTACCATCATTAAAAAGACAATCAAATAAAGCTACAATTTTTAATGAAAAATCTGAGAAATTGAAATCTATAGAAGTAGCTTTTTTGGTTAAAGATATGCATGCTTATAAACAAATTTTAATTTCCTTGCAAGCAGAATTGATGTCTTTTTCGACAATCAATTCAGATTTGAAAAAAACATTAGTTGTTAATCAAAATGAAATTTCATCTTTGCAAAATAAAATTAAAGAATATGAACAATCAATTTCAAAATTAAATTCAAAATTTACAAAAATAGTTCAAGAAATAGCAGATTTAAAAATTAGAAAAATATCATTGGAAAACAAACATTCAAATATAAATTCATCTGATATTGATAAAAAAACAGCAGATTTAGTTACTGATTTTAATGAAAAAAATATTAATCTGAAACTTGAACAAGAAAAAATGATTAATCAACGTGAAGAATATAATAAATTACAGGAAAATAATCAAAATATCTTAAAAGAATTGGAAGATACTCAAATAAATGTTGGTGTTGTTCAAAGAAAAATTGTTAGAATTGAATCTAAAATTGAAACTTTCAATCATAGAAAAAAAACTAATGAAGGATTACACAGTGGTGTTAAGTTAATTATTGATAATTTACAAGTATTGCCAGGTGTTGAGGGTATAGTAAAAGATTTAATGACAGTAAATTCAAAATACGAGGTTGCAATTTCATCACAACTTGGCGGCGCATTGCAAAACATAATTATGAATTCTACAAAAGAAACAGAATTTGCTTCAGAATTTTTGAAAAAAAATAATGCGGGAACAGCTACATTTTTGCCTATTGACAATTTAATACCAAATTATATATCAAAAGATCAAAAAATTATTATTCAAAATGCCAATGGTTTTATTTCGTTTGCAAACGAATTGGTAAATGTAAATAAAAAATATGAGATAGTTATAGACTATTTACTAGCAAATATTATTATTGTGGATAATTTTGCAAATGCACATAATTTACAAAAATTGACAAAATCTAAATTTGGAATAGTTACAATTGATGGAGAGAGATTTTTACCAAGAGGAGCAATTATTGGTGGTAAACGAAAAGAAAGAAACGTTTTTTTAAATGATGCTAGTGTTATTGAAAAATTGGAAACAGATTTAACTGCAGAAACAGAAATTGAAAAAACATTACTGAGTAAAATTTCAGATTTAAAATCAACAGATCAAATTAGATATGAACAAATGTCTGAATTACAATCTGCAATTGGGGCAACGAGAGCTTCGGTAGAAATTTTACAAAAAGAAATTGTAGAAATTAAAGATGAATTTAAACTTTTATCTGGAAAAGAAATTGATTCAAATAAAGAATATCAAAAATTTGATGAACAAATTGCTCAGTTAATTTCGAATTTGGCTAAAACTGAAATGGAAAAAGATAATATACAACAAGAATTAAATGTCTCAACAAATTTGAAAGATAAAACTATTGCAAAATTAAATGAATTGAACGGTAAGTTTAATGAACAAAGAATTATTAATGATGAAACAAATGAAAAATTAACTCAAATTAAATTAGATTCTGCAAGACTTGAAGAAAAAATAATTCAGGCAAATTATAGATTAACACAGAATTATAATTTAACATTGGAAACAGCTGAACAAATGCAGCATCCTGAATTTTCAGATGAAGAAGAAACTAGAGAACAAATAAAAAAATTACATCAAGAAATTCAACAATTAGGTAATGTTAATATAGAAGCAATAGAAGAATATAGAGAAGAACAATTACGATTTGACTCTTTGCAAGAACAAATAAATGATGTTGTAAATTCTATTAAAAATTTGGAATCTGTAATGACCAATATGGATAAAGAAATGCTTATTAAATTTAAAAGTATGATTAATGAAGTTAATAAAGTTTTACCAAATACATTTTCAGCCTTATTTGGCGGTGGAACTGCAAAAATTATTTATACTGATACAGAAAATATTTTGGAATCAGGCATAGATATTAAAATTTCTCCACCAGGAAAAAAAATCTATAATTTAAATTTACTATCTGGTGGAGAAAAATCTATGGTAGCTCTTTCTGTGCTTTTTTCAATTTTAAAAGTATCGCCATTACCATTAGTCATTTTAGATGAAGTTGAAGCCCCGTTAGATCCTGTTAATGTTGAAAGATTTGCAAAATATTTAAAACAATTTACGAACAACACTCAATTTTTAATTGTAACTCATAGGCCTGGAACAATGGAAAACTGTGATATTTTATATGGTGTTACTATGCAACAAAAAGGGGTTACAAAAATTTTGAATGTAAAATTGAATGATGCAGTTTCAACATTAAATTAA